GGAGACCGGGGAGACCGGGGAGACCGGGGAGACTGGCGAGACCGGCGAGACCGGGGTCGACCTCGAGCTCTACGCTCGCGAGCTCGCCCGGGCGCAGAAGAAGTACGAGTCCGGCCGCTTCCGCGGCGCCATCTCCGACTTCAAGCGGGCGATCATCGCCAACCCCGAGGGGGTGGTGGCGCACATCGGCATCGCGCAGGCCTACTACGACGCCAGCAACCTCGCCCTGGCGGTGCAGCACGGCAAGACCGCCGTGGAGCTCGACCCGAAGCAGGCGCGCGCCTGGCTCCTCCTCGGCACCGTCTACCAGGAGCAGGGGAAGAAGAAGCCGGCCGCCGAGGCCTACCAGCGCTACCTCGATCTCAAGCCAGACGGAGAGTTCGCGGCGGACGTGCGTGCCGTGCTGCGGATGCTGCAGTAGTGAGCGAGCACCTCCTCGCCCTCGAGACCTCCTGCGACGAGACGGCGGTCGCCATC
The DNA window shown above is from Deltaproteobacteria bacterium and carries:
- a CDS encoding tetratricopeptide repeat protein, which encodes ETGETGETGETGETGETGVDLELYARELARAQKKYESGRFRGAISDFKRAIIANPEGVVAHIGIAQAYYDASNLALAVQHGKTAVELDPKQARAWLLLGTVYQEQGKKKPAAEAYQRYLDLKPDGEFAADVRAVLRMLQ